tcaatgtttaaatctactcagaatacggcaacggcgccaatttgatgttaggagttttcaaggctcctaagacaaatgttgtagtataaatgattgtcgaaccaattccaagggatttcaagcactgagaatgcaagtactcacttaatctaagtgcaaccaatgatttagataggttttaaactactactaatactagaaagcaattacaaaatgatactttcttgacgaaggaaaaagagaactcatgggcatagggattagaccttgggtgatcaagtttcaaactaaggatgacaaacgatcaatcaaactatcaaccttaagcttagacacaatcttaaacaaactctatgtctagatgaatgttcatttactaacatatctcaaacatcaaatgtctttggttgaataatatgaaagcaatcattactaacaagtctattggctatcttaacacctttaacaacaaatgtctttggtaaagtatgttaaaagcttatgAGAGTTGTCTCAgtcatttcatcaaacaccttgtgggtgagaaatgcctaaagatcaacttttgagaggccaactcagaagatgcaatatgaatactctactagcaaggaacaagaatgatctacactaaaacatcttAGAAcaaacctaatcacccttgatctccctaacccatgaattcaaaaagtgattactcaataatctccatgattcctcttaaacccatattggatttcagattaatcatgtagagaaatagataagaaatcaacaagaacacaagatgaaagcaatgaaatctgaatcaaaagaagttttactagttgttctccAGAAAAGAGATCTGGTCTCTGGTCGCTacaaaaggtacttaaaacataggttttgaaaagtaaaaacgtgcataatgaaatgaccaaaaagcccttgagaaaacataaattcggccaaacaaatagacgtggagagacctcggcacgtcgctgcgagaggtcactcccgggtcgtttcttcgcgagcgacctggctgtgtcgctccgaagacgtcgctcccgggttgtctcctcgcgagcgacctggctgtgtcacTCCCGGGTCGTTCCTCGCGAGCAACCTGGCTGTGTCGTTCTGAAGACGTCGCTGTGGTGAGGTCTctctaggagctggagcgacttcgccttgtcgctctaggaggtcgctccaaagCGTATAGGgcgagcgagttcatggcgtcgctccaGTAGGACGCTCTGGCTGGAGCGACTTGAGATAGTCGCTCtgggctggtcgctctggctgggagcgaccttggtaggtcacTCTGAGaaagtcgctccgggaagtcgctccaggcagtgctcgtccaaagatcactctaattacctcctttgagctccaaatgcacccaaatgtctctaggaactccatgtggtactctaatacctaatagagacatatgtatgcaaaatgcaacctagacatggctaaatcctaatctatatgatgaaaatgcacatgaataaatggataaaacaatgtgaatatTCAATATATcatgtaaccacttaggataatctgcatcgtcgtcataatcaacctgcaaaaataaagagaatgttgaaatacagatcatgtatgaaaaaagagtttgagttaatacctgattccgcaaccacttaatgaagtgttgatctttccttttgtctacgtcacttgtggatataccaggaaatgtttcttcgacttgagaaacaaataggctgtaaaatcacattttataggaatgaatctctcgcaataatataattaattatacttatatgtgtttcgaagtgtccatatatgttacctttcaaaataacgcatcaatggatcctcgcaattgagtagaatataggtgtgtgcactatgagcgtcttgtgcactcgaccaccaaacctctttagacttcccaccgagtcgcccaatctggctaaagatgtctggaacaccagcaactgcatatgttggcgcaacaccaccatcatcatatcttcttggagctcttctccgggtacgtacttttgacgcaaagtagtacgatgtgaagtgagaaacttcttccgtcaaacttccagcaattatagaaccttcaactttggcgaggttctttgcttttcccttcaaatatttcatggctcgctcatactgatacatccatccgtaatgtacaggtccatgaagcaatgcctcatatgggaggtggacagctagatgctccatgacgtcaaaaaatccgggaggaaatatcttctccaagttgcacaataagatgagaatgttctcctgaagctgttccacaacttcttctttaagagtgcgtgtgatcagatccctgaaaaatgctccaatgccttttatattccaaaaacaattaaacacattgttagtcatatattattttgcaaattagaccgttataaaattattgtgatataatacactacgtacctacaagtgcttcatgtacgtttgttggaagtagctccgcaaatgcaaagggcagtagttgttgcataaagacatgacaatcatgactcttcatcctggagaacttttgacccttttcaacacatctagagagattcgaaacatacccatcggggaacttcacttctgatgccacccagttgaacaacaccgactttttttctgaagacaatctgaatatcggaacgaaaacttgtccattgcttttaatatgtaactcgcttcttgagcaaatatccagcaagtccaacctcgattttatgttgtcttttgtcttccctgggacattcaatattgcattcatgatgttctcaaagaaattcttctctatatgcatcacatcgaggttgtggcgcagaagaagatccttccaatatggcaactcccaaaatatactcttcttgtgccagttgtgatgaacaccgtaagaatcaggcatattacgagggacatgccaattaccaccccaacggactgtttcgttagctccgtagtagtcaatttgcgcttcaatttgttctctagttagatatggaggaggagtgtctctcacaacccttttgtgcctaaacaaattcttgtttcttcggtaaggatggccaatgggaagaaatcgacggtgacaatcaaaccaacttgtcttcctaccattcttcagttgaaacgcatctgtcgttccattacaatatggacaagctaatctcccatgtgtagtccatccagacaacatcccataggcaggaaaatcacttatggtccacaaaagcatcgctcgcatcgtaaaattcgtcttcgttgaacagtcatacgtcctcacccctgttgaccacaaatccttcaactcttttatcagtggttgtaggaaaacatcctgggacctttttggatggttcagaccaggtattaatatggtcaagaatagcaactcccgttgcatgcacatctccggtggcaggttgtatggtgtaagagaGACTGGCctcaatgaatattgtctccctgacattccgaacggactaaatccatctgtgcatagtccgagatacacattccggctattgctagcgaaatccggatgtactttgctgaaatgtttccaggctcttgcatctgatggatgagtcatctcactaTCCGTCTGAgaatgctcggcatgccatctcatctttccagcagtctgctctgattgatacaatcttttcaatctgtctgtaattggtaggtgccacatcctttggtacggtaccctattacgtccccgtacttgcggcttgaatcgtggcttcttgcagaatcgacattcttctagcttctcatcatctccccaatagatcatgcggTTGTCGATGCAAatatctatcatctccgaaggcaacccaagactataaaccagtttctgaatctcataataagaatcagcagacacattgtcttccggcaaatactctttaaacaagtccgcccattcgttcatgcaactttcaggtagattgtgatcagttttaatattcatcattctagcagccaacgacaatttagagagaccttctctataACCattgtaaagtggttgattcgccgcgtttaacattttgtaaaacttttttgcatctatattaggttcttcatcttcatcatgaccTACGAAtacatcagctaccatatcatgaaccctatcataatctaccatctcctcctgatggtaactatgttcattatgcaaatgatgatcaaccggttctttttcctgaaaattgctattactactactagcttcattctgatcataattaaaactttcttcatgttgaaaccagatataataatttggcgtgaaacatctatttattaaatacttccaaacatttttacggtttgccagtttcgaattgttgcatttccgacaaggacagaacatcttaccactttcttgggcgagcggtgttgaatctgcttgatgcataaatgtctccagccccgcaaggtattctttcgtcactctcccgttagcatctctatgcatatgcatccacttccgcaactcgtaaatagtcccggagccagccattttttttgctttcacgttttttgttgttggtgtgtttaaaatgatgttcaaacatccatatttataggaaatttcgaatctggtagttgtaattttcctatgaatttacgacgaaaattaattaggtggcaaaaaaaaaacgtgtaacacctacaaagttggtggattcaaaatttcctcgctaaatacacgtaaattatttcctcgtaaataacacgtgaagtttacgtcgtatttacgaggaaatagtattTCCCCGTAAAAGACACGTCAagttacatcgactttacgacgaaacgcttttgtcgttactttacgaggaaataacgatgacattatttttccacgtaagtttctcgtaaaatcgaggtaaatttacgaggattgtttttcctcgttaaatttcctcgttaagcttgtgttttcttgtagtgatgttTTATGGCATAACTCTTGATAAATTACaatctttaaatatataaattataacctgtttcaccatataataaaattatattgaaactaAATGCTTattttttggatatccaaaatataatagtaaaaatattaattattcttAATGAGCCTTTAAAATGAACATAAAATTAATGTATTAGTTATATCGTTACTTCATGTTTATGCGATGATGATCTAGCAAAATGAGTGATCTTCATGAAAaatcatgaagatgatgatctgGCCAAGTGATATGTCGTCATAATAATGATCTTGATGATATAGGCAAGTGGCTGGTGGTCACGATATATTGCAAGGATGGTAATCTGGCAATATAACATGTTTTCACTCCAAGTTATCAGGATGATGATCTAGCTAAGTCAAAGGTTGTTACGATCGTCAAGATGATAAACTGGCGAAATGACTAGTCACAACAAGTcacatgatgatgatttggCGAAGTGGCGCATGTCGTCACAACAAACCGTCAAGATGATGAATTAGCCAAATGTCTATCGTCACGGCATTTTGTTAGAATAATGATCCAACCAAGTTACAGTCGTTACAACGTGTCATCAGGCCAAGTTAAATTTGTTTGGTATTTGGTTTGAACCATGGATTGTCCTCCCTTGTTTCCTTccataaaatttgaaattaaaatgcaaaaaaggtTCGTATAGTGATGTTGTTTTTGTCAAATAACTgtgtaaagatattaaaatataagtgcCGATGTAGGGGTTTTATAAGATTAATGTAGCTATGCTATCTTTATATTGAAAAGCAGagtcttttaattttattttgttaaatttaaacacagttcttaattattatttgcgTTAATTTGATTTTACAAATTTGGAATGACGTTTGACAAAATATTTCGATGATGCCTTTGGATTGGAGTacaaagataataaataaatgcATGTATCATCTATCAAACATgtctacaattaaaaaaaaagtacgtTAATTATACATACCTATTCTTATGCCAACAAACAATAACCGAGACATAAAAACGTGAAAAACATGGCAAATCACAAATACAACACGACTAGCAAAACAAACCATTAAAACTTCTcgcaaaaataaaaagattccACACCATACTCTCACTCACACTCACACTCACACTTAGATGTAGATTTTCTTTCCACAGAACAATTTTCACAAATATTCCTGAGATTTCTCAAATGCTTTTTGTTGTTGAGCCCTTCCTCTGCTTGCATTTGACTCTTTATATCCTTCTTCTAAGAGGGATACGCAATGATAACCCACTGAACATCATCGATATCCCTAACCTCATATCGAGCAAAGCCAGCTTCTTTAATGACAAAGTCCCACTCTTTCAGAGTCCTTTCCTTGCCTGTGCTTGTCTGAACCATCATTATCATATCAAGCGCCAATCTCACATACTCTAATTTCTCATCTCTCTTCCATTATcatcgtttttttcttttctccgaCCACCGGTTCCACTATTAATACTTTTCCAGTTTTTGGTGGGAGGCTTCTTTACAGTTCTTCAATATTATTATGCAGTATTCGTCTCCCCAATCGTGTAACACTGACTGTCGTCATTAATCACaaatttttattcttagaagtccatttattataattgttatgataatatatatttttttccctTAAAGAGTTCGTATACTGTTTTATAGTATAGTCTAAACTTAAGGGAAATAGTTTAAtgatgatattaaaaaaaaaaacttaaagagatgtattatataatatgataataATCCATTTTGTCATTCTATTCTCAgatgtattttctttaaatgTCTCATTTTAGTTTCTCAAAAGTAGtttctaaaaataaagaaacaaatgtTGGTTTATTGTTTTCCAATTAGGTGTTCTTGATAGGTGTTATACAGCGTGTGCTAAAGTAGTAATTCATTTGTAAGAGATTAAAAGGCTAAAATAAAATGAGTCAAGCACTAATtaaatgtaagttttttttttttttggaaatcaCTATAAATGATTTTAGTGAATACTAATAATTAATCAAATGAATTAAAGTTATATGCAATGAATCTAACCTTGATGAAAACAGCGTCGCATGCAGGTATGGAATCAAACATATTTCCTCCAACATTCTCAACATTGTCCAAGACTTGAACAACTTCAACAACATGAGGAAGATCAAAGTTAATTCCTTTGATCCAAGGAAACTCCTTAACTAATATCGCCATCGTGTCTCCGGTGCCGCCTCCTACATCCACCACCATAGCCACGCCGTCAAATAAGCCGTGACAAGCTCCGGCTACAAGTGGCACCACGCGCCTTGCTTCACAAGCCATGGCCTCATTAATCAGTTCACTGTGGCGCGGATTGTCCTTTGCGAACGACCACAACTCCTTACCGTGCACGGCATCGAAAGGCGGAACCAAACCGTTGATCGGCGAAGAGATGGTTGAGCTCAGTTTCAACCATGGAGCGAGCATCTCTTGACTTGATTCAAGGAGAAGCATAGGAGCCATTGACTTGCCGTCACGTTTAGTGATCATCATACGGCGAGAGAGTAGCGTGTTAGTGTAGCCTGCGGCAAGACAATATCTTTTGTGGGGACTTCTTTGAAGACTCCCTGGTGCACAAGAAACCTCATTATACTGTGGAGATGTGACGAAGATGCGGAGGTGGGGGAAGAGAGTTCGGCTAGAGTCATCGGCTGTGACGAAGGATGGTTTTCAAGGGCTTATGGTACTTTAAGATCAATTGCACACTTCGCAGCTGCGATATCTGCAAACCCAAAGAGATATGTTCATATCTCTAGAGAAGCTTTTGCTTCTTCATCGACTAGGTTCCTTTTATTTTCTTCCATTTTGttacaactcttttttttttctcgtgtGAAAGATCTTTTAAAGATGAGCGACTGATATTGAAGAATAATGTcgtttttataagaaaatgattaacaattgtggatatatgagtaatttCGAAACATTAATTTTATAGTGATTACCAAATAAAGAATTACTAGGTGATAACCGAGACCCTATACATGATAAATTTAAGTTaacaattaaatttattgattataaatattaaatgttctactatatataataaattggaGAATTTAaggtgatttttgttaaaccagAATACCTCCGAATTTTTAAATACTAATCcgaacaaattttaaaatgtcatattttacttggatttataaatattacattgatttctaaatcaatcaaaatatataaaccaataatatatacttcctaagaaactccacccaaacactctaatatcatttaaactttaAAGCTCTACCACTTAACAATGGTTTTCAGAGTACTTTATGAAATGTcaagttcaataacagtggattttacataaatttttaaaattcatgtttgaataacagtggatttgtcattttactACAAATCACCTAAAATTCCTAGTTAAATACACTCCCTTTAGTGTCATGGGTTTATTTTAAACTTGGGTGTGAGGTTTGGTCAAGCCTATCAGACTTGTTCATCGGCTGGACCGACTTGCACAAGTCACGCGCGGATAATTTATGGGCCTAATCGAAGAAGCTCATTGGGCCAAGTGCTAACAATACAAAGAAGTAGAGATCACAATAGGGATCCCTAAGCACAAGCCAAGTCTCTGGAAGGCAGGAGCCTCAAGCATCCACAGAATGCTTCCATGACGTCTGTTGGAGAGATAGAGTAAGCTAGACATAGATATGTATTCTAGGCTTATCTCTTAGCCATGTGCTTCTCTTGTATTCTCTTGTATACTCTCTAGGGTTTGTATACCCAGGACATAGAGAGTAATGATCTTGTAAACCACATCGGAAGTGTTTTCCAATACATCATAGTGGATGTTGTAGATCCTGGATACACCCTAGATGTAGCGGTGCGGCCGTGAACTGGGTAAAAAATTCTTGAGTTATGAACAAGGATTGAATCAATGGGAAATATCTAGGGACTTGGAATTAGGAGCGAACAATACCATAGCTTTGAATTCCCCAACAAAGTCTTGTTAGAGCTGCGATTGAActctacaagtggtatcagagcacatGCTTATTGATTCACGGAGTCCACATCTCGAGGAAGAgagacatatgaagaagcttcCTAGCGAGACAGAAGAACCGCTGGGTTCAACGGAAGCTGGTGGTTACGTGGTTTTACACACCTGGAAATCTGATTATGATAAAAATCAGAGGATACACCAAGATCAAGATCAGGTGAAAGAGATATTCAGTTTACAAGAGAGGAAGAAAAACGGTTGGACATTCTTCGCTGCAGATGCACAAGTTTAGGGAGGAATGACTCACGAGTCAGTTAAATCGGTTGAGATGATTTCTAATTTTGAAATCGGGGTTTCTCTAAAGTTCTCCAAGGGTGCAAGAATCTGCTACTATGTAGAATCTGCTACTATGTGAGAAGGATTTCGGTTTACTCACAAGATAAGATGGTGGCAGGCTGCTAACATAAGAAAGAGAGTTTCGGAGCTGTCCTCGAACTAGGGCACGCCTTAGAACTAGGGCACGCCTTAGAACTTTGAATGATATAAGTGTTTCATGGTTGTTCAGATGATATTCTTTAGTCAGCATGAAGAGTGTTGCAGAAGGGTTGAAGTAAATCGGCTGATGCAGGGTTCGTCATTGTGTGATTATAAGAGTCTACAATTCGGAAGATATTCAGAGAACCATATACTACAAGGCTGTTATTTTCAGAGGGAATGCTGTGTGGTTTTCTAAGAAAATATGTGTTTGGCGTAACACATAGTTTTCTACTGGAATGAATCTGCGGGAACAAGGGTTTACTTGTTCAAGGCGGTGTTGGGCTGAACAGGTGGCGGTTCAAATGAGAGACTGATTCAGAATGGAAACATGTATGTTTTCGGGTTTTCTGCATGGGATTCAGTAATAGTTTGTTTTGAATTCTCAGGCATATGAGGGGAAACAAATGGGTATACAGGGTATCACGGTTACAGAGGTAATGATTTTTTAGCAGAGGTTGAGCAGAGATTCTTTGCGTCGAAAGTCTTCTTAGCAAGTTGAGCTAAGCGGCGGGTTATGTTGGCAACAACAGCAGTTCAGAGTGATGTTCAAGATAAAGTGTTCATTCAAGTTGTTACAAAAGAAATTCTCAGGATGAGGAGTTTGGTGTCTACGGGCTATTGAAGTTGGATAAGGATTGAGTCAAAGGGCTTCTGCTTTGAGGCAGTGGTGATCCAGGTTCCGCAAGAGCTTTAAGGTAGCATCGACATCAGCTGGATAAATTATGGAGAATAAGAATCAGTAGGTTTGTAGTCACGATCACATCATGTGTGACGAAGCATAGATGATGCTGTAAGATAGGCAGAGTCAGAGAAAGCAGATGGTGTTCGTTTGTGGTAGACAAAGATGACTTCAGGGAGGGACATAGAAAGAAACGTTCACAGAGGACTATCTCAATGCACGTGATGGTTTCAGGTTTGAGAAATCATGGTGAGAGACTTGCAAGAGATGAATCGGTATTTGCAAAAAAGGACGCGTAAGCTGCTACAACAACAGCTGCACATGTGGGCTTGTTCGTGATAAGTGTTGGAAATTGATTTGAGTCGTCTGGGATGGAAGATATCTCAAGTAAAGACATACTCATATTAAGTCAGAGCTAGGCTTAAGGAGATGGAATCAAAGGTCGTCAATCTCTCAGGGACTGAAAGTTTTTCAAAGATCACAAGGAATGCAGGTTATCTTTCCGAAAGATGATCAATGGATCTTGCAGCTGCACATGTTGATTGTCGTAAGGCAACAATATGATGAAACATAGGTGATTTGTTTTGGGTCAGTTCAAGTCAGTCTCATGGGTGCATGAAAGGAAAGGTTTCTCGCTGTGAGAAGAAAGCTAGAAGAGTCACCAAGTCAGTGTGGCTAAAACAGGTTGTACCTCCAACGAAGGAGAAACTAGATCAAGGACAAAGTGTGTAAAAGCCTACACAGGGGTATGTTTGAGCAAATGGTTATTTTTCGTAACAACATGTAGCAGCTTTAGTGAGATCGTGAGAGTGACAAGAAAAACCTAAGGGAAAAGGCGATTTAAGGTTAGACTTAGCTTGAAGATTCTGGTCAAAGGCAGAGAAATGCGTAGGCAGAATTAGGTTGAGCCTGTTGTTACGACTGGTTGTAATCATGTGGATAAAAAGTATGAGACAATAATCATCAACACTTGTTCAAGAAGCAGAAAGTCGCTACCACAGCTAGCAGAAGCGTGTGTGAGTTATACCTTAGAGGAATCGTCATGGATGTGTAAGTCAGGAATTCCAGATGAATAGAATCAGAGTAGAAGTAAGGGATGCCGGTCTGGTGTCACGAGCATAGGTGTCAAGGTGGAGCTCTCGGACAATAATCGAACCTGAAAAGCAAATGGAGAAATTTGCAGACTTAACCAAGTTAGAACTTCAAGTTTGAACAGGTCATGGTTCAAATATAATTACAGCTAGAGAAATTCATCATGAGCTCGAGTTTGACACAGGAGAAGCTGTAAGAGAATATCTCAGGAGCATCACAGGCGTGGATGATGAAATACATGGTTAAAAGGCCGACAGGAACAACTAGCAGTTGCAGAAACTTAGTTACTGAGACATGGTACTTCTAAAGGGTTATTTAATCCAGGTGGAGCCACTGAGATTATATAGGGATTGATGCATCATGGATATATATAATCTGATTCCAGGTTGAGTGAATCACTGGTTTTCTGTTTTAGAAGATGTCTTGGTTGGTTCAGTTGAAGGGTAAAAGTTTTGGTTAGCAACTTGGTCAGCTCAAGAGAATTAAGAGCTGAAAGGGAAATTggttcgtggacctgttcagaATATCAAGGCCAGGAGTGTCAAGATCAGTTAACAAGTACAAGACACATCATAAGGAAATTTGTAAGAGGAATCTTACATAAGGTAACTTGTAGGCAAGACAAATGAAATCGACATATGTATCAGGAGTACACTGCAGTGAGGTTTGATACATAGGACCACGAAATCTGAGCCAAATATGATGCAGGGTAACACGTGGTGAGGTACTTAGTTAAACTGATGTATTGAGCGGTGGAGATAAAGAATGGTGAGATGAAGCAAAGTAAAAAAATGTTACAAGACA
The window above is part of the Brassica napus cultivar Da-Ae chromosome C8, Da-Ae, whole genome shotgun sequence genome. Proteins encoded here:
- the LOC125591506 gene encoding acetylserotonin O-methyltransferase-like, which gives rise to MMITKRDGKSMAPMLLLESSQEMLAPWLKLSSTISSPINGLVPPFDAVHGKELWSFAKDNPRHSELINEAMACEARRVVPLVAGACHGLFDGVAMVVDVGGGTGDTMAILVKEFPWIKGINFDLPHVVEVVQVLDNVENVGGNMFDSIPACDAVFIKVRFIAYNFNSFD